One Malaclemys terrapin pileata isolate rMalTer1 chromosome 9, rMalTer1.hap1, whole genome shotgun sequence DNA window includes the following coding sequences:
- the LOC128843317 gene encoding uncharacterized protein LOC128843317 → MVQALLDTKGGLWLTQARVARYQVKLLENPEVTLQTCPSLNPATLLPETEKQEHDCLENIDAQYSSRPDLKDQPLPNADLEWYTNGSSAVVDGQRRAGYAVVTLHDTVEAESLPAGTSAQLAELVALTRALELAKDKRVNIFTDSKYAFGVLHAHAGLWKQRGMLTAQGSPVKHGSQILQLIEAVQLPSAVAMMHCKAHQKEDQDVTKGNARADREAKRAVTLKSPTEENAQMHALIPSVGELAAPQYSHDDRNLADRLGLQEKEGWLYSTEGKILLPKGPIRPVFKNCIRPPTQAERLLPSL, encoded by the coding sequence atggtccaagccctgctggacactaagggtggtctctggctcacccaggctcgggttgctcggtaccaggTGAAACTGTTAGAGAACCCTGAAGTTACCCTgcaaacctgtccctcccttaatccagctaccctgctaccagaaacagaaaagcaggaacatgactgtctggaaaacatagatgcccaatactccagccgcccagatttaaaagatcaaccactcccaaatgctgacttggaatggtataccAATGGCAGTAGTGCTGTTGTAGATGGGCAAAGGAGGGCGGGTTATGCTGTTGTGACCCTCCATGATACCgtggaagctgagagtttacctgctgggacatctgcccagcttgctgaactagtggccctgactcgtgcactcgagctggcaaaagacaaacgggttaatatctttactgactcaaagtatgcttttggggtattgcatgctcacgctggtctgtggaagcaaaggggaatGCTGACAGCCCAAGGCTCCCCGGttaagcatgggtctcaaattctccaGCTTATAGAAGcagtacaactcccctcagcgGTAGCGATGAtgcattgcaaagcccatcaaaaggaagatcaagatgtaaccaagggcaatgccagagcagacagggaagccaagCGCGCTGTtaccctgaaatcaccaacagaggagaatgcccaaatgcatgccctcatcccatcagtaggtgagcttgcagcccctcagtactcccatgacgacagaaacctggctgacaggctcggtctccaggaaaaggagggatggctttattccacagaaggaaaaatcctcctgcccaagggcccGATCCGACCAGTGTTCAAAAATTGCATCAGACCACccacgcaggcagagaggctcttacccagcttatga